A window of Hevea brasiliensis isolate MT/VB/25A 57/8 chromosome 14, ASM3005281v1, whole genome shotgun sequence contains these coding sequences:
- the LOC110638398 gene encoding probable disease resistance protein At4g27220 isoform X4, with protein MDLLGQAIISTADYNLNFEEKKQALKRKLERLESMEIDVIKELEGAESRSSKKRKNEVQNWLNNVGRLKNDIGTMELEAGPGLRRIQLGKLIEKKTENVEDLIDQRVKFQGGLLLDVQECRGDALFAPELVGQEFQENFDKIQEFLMMDDVSVIGIWGMGGVGKTTLVAHIHNVLLQRQENVYWVTVSQDLSIYKLQNSIAKTIGFDLSNEDDLKKRAAKLSKALSEKQEFVLILDDLWNYFPLKEVGILAREKGCKLILTTRMLDVCRQMECQETIKVKSLPEFEAWQLFQDKLGKPLSLDVMEIAKSIASECAGLPLGIITIAASMRGADDICEWRNALRKLQESKVREGEMENEVFQALKFSYNRLNNSSLQQCFLYCGLYPEDHPIARDNVIEYLIDEGVIRGESRQAKLDEGHTMLNRLVRVCLLEEDSYFVKMHDLVRDMAIQIMEIDPRVVVKAGKELAEMPDLRNWSKNLVRISLMCNRIPEISFGYSPAFPNLSTLLLCENFRLRFIEYSFFEQLHGLKVLDLSQTGIEELPGSISYLVNLSALLLRECLGLRCLPSLAQLSALKKLDLYDSRVEKLPEGIEWLSNLSYLDLGFTYLELTPGILPKLSHMQFLALPLITVKEEEVASLRKLETLKCIFYDVGEFNKYRTSTSAPNLSSYQIIVGQVRERVLRFITTDLKTYVKTVTFCECGVSDGEDAPHIPKDVQYLRFIRCDVQRIISCLKIVTELKRLKIDDCDGTECCDIQRFISRSIPLSTPQNTFSLLQALEIHFCRGIKKLFPPVVLANLQNLEAISVDFCENMEELIAMDEEQETHDSNGGNIAQLILPKLQHFDLRHLPQMKSIYGGKLVCNSLKVILVVECPKLKQMPLSLITLVNGQPIPLPSLQIVELYPEELWESIEFERPDAKNILRSIQRPVHWRSHTHPTTRGYRVVGEFWNCNLRFRGDSMNSLRE; from the exons ATGGATCTGCTGGGACAAGCCATAATTTCGACAGCGGATTATAATTTAAACTTTGAGGAAAAAAAGCAAGCTCTCAAAAGAAAGTTGGAACGActagaaagcatggaaattgatgtAATTAAAGAACTAGAAGGTGCAGAGTCCAGGAGTAGCAAGAAACGGAAGAATGAAGTTCAAAATTGGCTGAATAATGTAGGAAGGCTGAAAAATGACATCGGAACCATGGAACTAGAAGCAGGACCAGGTCTTCGGAGGATACAGTTAGGAAAGCTTATAGAGAAAAAGACGGAAAATGTTGAAGATCTTATTGATCAAAGAGTTAAGTTTCAAGGAGGGCTTCTACTTGATGTGCAAGAGTGTAGGGGAGATGCATTGTTTGCCCCAGAACTAGTGGGtcaagaatttcaagaaaatttTGACAAGATTCAGGAATTTTTAATGATGGATGATGTCTCTGTCATTGGCATTTGGGGGATGGGAGGAGTGGGTAAAACCACGCTGGTAGCACATATTCATAACGTGCTTCTCCAAAGGCAGGAAAATGTTTATTGGGTTACTGTATCGCAAGACCTTAGCATTTATAAATTGCAGAATTCTATTGCCAAAACTATTGGCTTTGATCTTTCCAACGAAGATGATTTGAAGAAAAGAGCAGCAAAGTTGTCAAAAGCATTGAGTGAGAAACAAGAATTTGTTCTCATTCTGGATGATTTATGGAACTATTTTCCTCTAAAGGAAGTGGGAATACTTGCTCGAGAGAAAGGATGCAAGTTGATTCTTACAACTCGTATGTTAGATGTTTGTCGACAGATGGAATGCCAGGAAACAATAAAAGTGAAGTCTCTGCCCGAATTTGAAGCTTGGCAATTGTTCCAGGATAAGCTAGGAAAACCACTATCCCTAGATGTTATGGAGATTGCAAAATCTATTGCAAGCGAATGTGCTGGTTTGCCTCTTGGAATTATAACAATAGCTGCAAGCATGAGGGGAGCGGATGATATTTGTGAGTGGAGGAATGCATTAAGAAAATTGCAAGAATCAAAAGTTAGAGAAGGTGAAATGGAAAATGAGGTTTTCCAAGCATTGAAATTCAGTTATAATCGCTTGAATAATTCATCATTGCAACAATGCTTCTTATATTGTGGATTATATCCAGAAGATCATCCTATAGCTAGGGACAATGTAATAGAGTATTTGATTGATGAAGGAGTAATAAGAGGAGAAAGCAGGCAAGCAAAATTGGATGAGGGCCATACCATGCTCAACAGACTTGTAAGGGTTTGCTTATTGGAAGAAGATTCATATTTTGTGAAGATGCATGACTTGGTTAGGGATATGGCCATCCAAATAATGGAAATCGATCCACGAGTAGTTGTTAAAGCGGGTAAAGAGTTAGCTGAAATGCCGGATTTGAGGAATTGGTCAAAGAATCTTGTGAGAATTTCTCTAATGTGCAATCGCATACCGGAAATTTCTTTTGGTTATTCACCTGCTTTTCCCAACCTTTCAACACTGTTGTTGTGTGAAAATTTCAGGTTAAGATttattgaatattctttcttcgagCAATTGCATGGGCTCAAGGTGCTTGATCTTTCACAAACAGGTATTGAAGAATTGCCGGGTTCCATCTCATATTTGGTGAATCTAAGTGCATTATTGCTCAGAGAATGTCTGGGGCTACGTTGCTTACCATCATTAGCCCAACTTAGTGCATTGAAGAAGTTGGATCTCTATGACTCCAGAGTTGAAAAATTGCCTGAAGGAATAGAATGGCTGTCCAATCTCAGTTATTTGGATCTGGGTTTTACATATCTGGAGTTAACGCCAGGGATACTACCAAAATTGTCCCATATGCAATTCCTTGCGCTGCCATTAATCACAGTTAAAGAAGAGGAGGTAGCATCTTTGAGGAAGTTGGAAACTTTGAAATGCATTTTCTACGATGTGGGTGAGTTCAACAAATACCGGACTTCAACAAGTGCGCCCAATCTAAGCTCATACCAGATTATTGTTGGACAGGTCAGGGAAAGAGTTTTACGTTTTATCACAACAGATTTGAAAACATATGTGAAAACTGTAACTTTTTGCGAGTGCGGTGTCAGCGATGGAGAAGATGCCCCGCATATCCCAAAAGATGTCCAATATCTGCGCTTTATACGTTGCGACGTCCAAAGAATCATCTCATGCTTGAAGATTGTAACTGAGCTCAAGCGCCTAAAAATTGACGATTGTGACGGGACAGAATGTTGCGACATCCAAAGATTCATCTCCCGCTCCATACCATTGTCAACACCTCAAAATACCTTTTCCCTTCTTCAAGCACTTGAAATACATTTTTGCCGAGGAATAAAAAAGTTGTTCCCTCCAGTCGTGCTGGCAAACCTTCAAAACCTGGAAGCTATTTCTGTTGACTTTTGTGAAAATATGGAGGAGCTGATAGCAATGGATGAAGAACAAGAAACCCATGATAGCAATGGTGGCAATATTGCTCAATTAATTCTCCCAAAATTACAGCATTTTGATTTGAGACACTTACCACAAATGAAGAGCATTTATGGTGGAAAATTGGTTTGCAACTCCCTCAAAGTAATTTTGGTGGTCGAGTGTCCAAAGCTAAAGCAGATGCCGCTCTCTCTGATCACGCTGGTCAATGGCCAACCGattcctctcccttctcttcaaatagTAGAGTTATACCCGGAGGAATTGTGGGAGTCCATTGAGTTTGAACGTCCTGACGCCAAGAACATCCTGCGCAGCATACAGCGTCCAGTGCACTGGAG ATCGCATACTCATCCCACGACTCGAGGATACCGTGTAGTAG GGGAGTTTTGGAACTGCAACTTGAGATTCAGAGGCGACTCCATGAACAGCTTGAG AGAATAA
- the LOC110638398 gene encoding probable disease resistance protein At4g27220 isoform X5 → MDLLGQAIISTADYNLNFEEKKQALKRKLERLESMEIDVIKELEGAESRSSKKRKNEVQNWLNNVGRLKNDIGTMELEAGPGLRRIQLGKLIEKKTENVEDLIDQRVKFQGGLLLDVQECRGDALFAPELVGQEFQENFDKIQEFLMMDDVSVIGIWGMGGVGKTTLVAHIHNVLLQRQENVYWVTVSQDLSIYKLQNSIAKTIGFDLSNEDDLKKRAAKLSKALSEKQEFVLILDDLWNYFPLKEVGILAREKGCKLILTTRMLDVCRQMECQETIKVKSLPEFEAWQLFQDKLGKPLSLDVMEIAKSIASECAGLPLGIITIAASMRGADDICEWRNALRKLQESKVREGEMENEVFQALKFSYNRLNNSSLQQCFLYCGLYPEDHPIARDNVIEYLIDEGVIRGESRQAKLDEGHTMLNRLVRVCLLEEDSYFVKMHDLVRDMAIQIMEIDPRVVVKAGKELAEMPDLRNWSKNLVRISLMCNRIPEISFGYSPAFPNLSTLLLCENFRLRFIEYSFFEQLHGLKVLDLSQTGIEELPGSISYLVNLSALLLRECLGLRCLPSLAQLSALKKLDLYDSRVEKLPEGIEWLSNLSYLDLGFTYLELTPGILPKLSHMQFLALPLITVKEEEVASLRKLETLKCIFYDVGEFNKYRTSTSAPNLSSYQIIVGQVRERVLRFITTDLKTYVKTVTFCECGVSDGEDAPHIPKDVQYLRFIRCDVQRIISCLKIVTELKRLKIDDCDGTECCDIQRFISRSIPLSTPQNTFSLLQALEIHFCRGIKKLFPPVVLANLQNLEAISVDFCENMEELIAMDEEQETHDSNGGNIAQLILPKLQHFDLRHLPQMKSIYGGKLVCNSLKVILVVECPKLKQMPLSLITLVNGQPIPLPSLQIVELYPEELWESIEFERPDAKNILRSIQRPVHWRGVWKLQLEVQRRLHEQLEGSFGTAT, encoded by the exons ATGGATCTGCTGGGACAAGCCATAATTTCGACAGCGGATTATAATTTAAACTTTGAGGAAAAAAAGCAAGCTCTCAAAAGAAAGTTGGAACGActagaaagcatggaaattgatgtAATTAAAGAACTAGAAGGTGCAGAGTCCAGGAGTAGCAAGAAACGGAAGAATGAAGTTCAAAATTGGCTGAATAATGTAGGAAGGCTGAAAAATGACATCGGAACCATGGAACTAGAAGCAGGACCAGGTCTTCGGAGGATACAGTTAGGAAAGCTTATAGAGAAAAAGACGGAAAATGTTGAAGATCTTATTGATCAAAGAGTTAAGTTTCAAGGAGGGCTTCTACTTGATGTGCAAGAGTGTAGGGGAGATGCATTGTTTGCCCCAGAACTAGTGGGtcaagaatttcaagaaaatttTGACAAGATTCAGGAATTTTTAATGATGGATGATGTCTCTGTCATTGGCATTTGGGGGATGGGAGGAGTGGGTAAAACCACGCTGGTAGCACATATTCATAACGTGCTTCTCCAAAGGCAGGAAAATGTTTATTGGGTTACTGTATCGCAAGACCTTAGCATTTATAAATTGCAGAATTCTATTGCCAAAACTATTGGCTTTGATCTTTCCAACGAAGATGATTTGAAGAAAAGAGCAGCAAAGTTGTCAAAAGCATTGAGTGAGAAACAAGAATTTGTTCTCATTCTGGATGATTTATGGAACTATTTTCCTCTAAAGGAAGTGGGAATACTTGCTCGAGAGAAAGGATGCAAGTTGATTCTTACAACTCGTATGTTAGATGTTTGTCGACAGATGGAATGCCAGGAAACAATAAAAGTGAAGTCTCTGCCCGAATTTGAAGCTTGGCAATTGTTCCAGGATAAGCTAGGAAAACCACTATCCCTAGATGTTATGGAGATTGCAAAATCTATTGCAAGCGAATGTGCTGGTTTGCCTCTTGGAATTATAACAATAGCTGCAAGCATGAGGGGAGCGGATGATATTTGTGAGTGGAGGAATGCATTAAGAAAATTGCAAGAATCAAAAGTTAGAGAAGGTGAAATGGAAAATGAGGTTTTCCAAGCATTGAAATTCAGTTATAATCGCTTGAATAATTCATCATTGCAACAATGCTTCTTATATTGTGGATTATATCCAGAAGATCATCCTATAGCTAGGGACAATGTAATAGAGTATTTGATTGATGAAGGAGTAATAAGAGGAGAAAGCAGGCAAGCAAAATTGGATGAGGGCCATACCATGCTCAACAGACTTGTAAGGGTTTGCTTATTGGAAGAAGATTCATATTTTGTGAAGATGCATGACTTGGTTAGGGATATGGCCATCCAAATAATGGAAATCGATCCACGAGTAGTTGTTAAAGCGGGTAAAGAGTTAGCTGAAATGCCGGATTTGAGGAATTGGTCAAAGAATCTTGTGAGAATTTCTCTAATGTGCAATCGCATACCGGAAATTTCTTTTGGTTATTCACCTGCTTTTCCCAACCTTTCAACACTGTTGTTGTGTGAAAATTTCAGGTTAAGATttattgaatattctttcttcgagCAATTGCATGGGCTCAAGGTGCTTGATCTTTCACAAACAGGTATTGAAGAATTGCCGGGTTCCATCTCATATTTGGTGAATCTAAGTGCATTATTGCTCAGAGAATGTCTGGGGCTACGTTGCTTACCATCATTAGCCCAACTTAGTGCATTGAAGAAGTTGGATCTCTATGACTCCAGAGTTGAAAAATTGCCTGAAGGAATAGAATGGCTGTCCAATCTCAGTTATTTGGATCTGGGTTTTACATATCTGGAGTTAACGCCAGGGATACTACCAAAATTGTCCCATATGCAATTCCTTGCGCTGCCATTAATCACAGTTAAAGAAGAGGAGGTAGCATCTTTGAGGAAGTTGGAAACTTTGAAATGCATTTTCTACGATGTGGGTGAGTTCAACAAATACCGGACTTCAACAAGTGCGCCCAATCTAAGCTCATACCAGATTATTGTTGGACAGGTCAGGGAAAGAGTTTTACGTTTTATCACAACAGATTTGAAAACATATGTGAAAACTGTAACTTTTTGCGAGTGCGGTGTCAGCGATGGAGAAGATGCCCCGCATATCCCAAAAGATGTCCAATATCTGCGCTTTATACGTTGCGACGTCCAAAGAATCATCTCATGCTTGAAGATTGTAACTGAGCTCAAGCGCCTAAAAATTGACGATTGTGACGGGACAGAATGTTGCGACATCCAAAGATTCATCTCCCGCTCCATACCATTGTCAACACCTCAAAATACCTTTTCCCTTCTTCAAGCACTTGAAATACATTTTTGCCGAGGAATAAAAAAGTTGTTCCCTCCAGTCGTGCTGGCAAACCTTCAAAACCTGGAAGCTATTTCTGTTGACTTTTGTGAAAATATGGAGGAGCTGATAGCAATGGATGAAGAACAAGAAACCCATGATAGCAATGGTGGCAATATTGCTCAATTAATTCTCCCAAAATTACAGCATTTTGATTTGAGACACTTACCACAAATGAAGAGCATTTATGGTGGAAAATTGGTTTGCAACTCCCTCAAAGTAATTTTGGTGGTCGAGTGTCCAAAGCTAAAGCAGATGCCGCTCTCTCTGATCACGCTGGTCAATGGCCAACCGattcctctcccttctcttcaaatagTAGAGTTATACCCGGAGGAATTGTGGGAGTCCATTGAGTTTGAACGTCCTGACGCCAAGAACATCCTGCGCAGCATACAGCGTCCAGTGCACTGGAG GGGAGTTTGGAAACTGCAACTTGAGGTTCAGAGGCGACTCCATGAACAGCTTGAG GGGAGTTTTGGAACTGCAACTTGA
- the LOC110638398 gene encoding probable disease resistance protein At4g27220 isoform X6: MDLLGQAIISTADYNLNFEEKKQALKRKLERLESMEIDVIKELEGAESRSSKKRKNEVQNWLNNVGRLKNDIGTMELEAGPGLRRIQLGKLIEKKTENVEDLIDQRVKFQGGLLLDVQECRGDALFAPELVGQEFQENFDKIQEFLMMDDVSVIGIWGMGGVGKTTLVAHIHNVLLQRQENVYWVTVSQDLSIYKLQNSIAKTIGFDLSNEDDLKKRAAKLSKALSEKQEFVLILDDLWNYFPLKEVGILAREKGCKLILTTRMLDVCRQMECQETIKVKSLPEFEAWQLFQDKLGKPLSLDVMEIAKSIASECAGLPLGIITIAASMRGADDICEWRNALRKLQESKVREGEMENEVFQALKFSYNRLNNSSLQQCFLYCGLYPEDHPIARDNVIEYLIDEGVIRGESRQAKLDEGHTMLNRLVRVCLLEEDSYFVKMHDLVRDMAIQIMEIDPRVVVKAGKELAEMPDLRNWSKNLVRISLMCNRIPEISFGYSPAFPNLSTLLLCENFRLRFIEYSFFEQLHGLKVLDLSQTGIEELPGSISYLVNLSALLLRECLGLRCLPSLAQLSALKKLDLYDSRVEKLPEGIEWLSNLSYLDLGFTYLELTPGILPKLSHMQFLALPLITVKEEEVASLRKLETLKCIFYDVGEFNKYRTSTSAPNLSSYQIIVGQVRERVLRFITTDLKTYVKTVTFCECGVSDGEDAPHIPKDVQYLRFIRCDVQRIISCLKIVTELKRLKIDDCDGTECCDIQRFISRSIPLSTPQNTFSLLQALEIHFCRGIKKLFPPVVLANLQNLEAISVDFCENMEELIAMDEEQETHDSNGGNIAQLILPKLQHFDLRHLPQMKSIYGGKLVCNSLKVILVVECPKLKQMPLSLITLVNGQPIPLPSLQIVELYPEELWESIEFERPDAKNILRSIQRPVHWRSHTHPTTRGYRVVG; encoded by the exons ATGGATCTGCTGGGACAAGCCATAATTTCGACAGCGGATTATAATTTAAACTTTGAGGAAAAAAAGCAAGCTCTCAAAAGAAAGTTGGAACGActagaaagcatggaaattgatgtAATTAAAGAACTAGAAGGTGCAGAGTCCAGGAGTAGCAAGAAACGGAAGAATGAAGTTCAAAATTGGCTGAATAATGTAGGAAGGCTGAAAAATGACATCGGAACCATGGAACTAGAAGCAGGACCAGGTCTTCGGAGGATACAGTTAGGAAAGCTTATAGAGAAAAAGACGGAAAATGTTGAAGATCTTATTGATCAAAGAGTTAAGTTTCAAGGAGGGCTTCTACTTGATGTGCAAGAGTGTAGGGGAGATGCATTGTTTGCCCCAGAACTAGTGGGtcaagaatttcaagaaaatttTGACAAGATTCAGGAATTTTTAATGATGGATGATGTCTCTGTCATTGGCATTTGGGGGATGGGAGGAGTGGGTAAAACCACGCTGGTAGCACATATTCATAACGTGCTTCTCCAAAGGCAGGAAAATGTTTATTGGGTTACTGTATCGCAAGACCTTAGCATTTATAAATTGCAGAATTCTATTGCCAAAACTATTGGCTTTGATCTTTCCAACGAAGATGATTTGAAGAAAAGAGCAGCAAAGTTGTCAAAAGCATTGAGTGAGAAACAAGAATTTGTTCTCATTCTGGATGATTTATGGAACTATTTTCCTCTAAAGGAAGTGGGAATACTTGCTCGAGAGAAAGGATGCAAGTTGATTCTTACAACTCGTATGTTAGATGTTTGTCGACAGATGGAATGCCAGGAAACAATAAAAGTGAAGTCTCTGCCCGAATTTGAAGCTTGGCAATTGTTCCAGGATAAGCTAGGAAAACCACTATCCCTAGATGTTATGGAGATTGCAAAATCTATTGCAAGCGAATGTGCTGGTTTGCCTCTTGGAATTATAACAATAGCTGCAAGCATGAGGGGAGCGGATGATATTTGTGAGTGGAGGAATGCATTAAGAAAATTGCAAGAATCAAAAGTTAGAGAAGGTGAAATGGAAAATGAGGTTTTCCAAGCATTGAAATTCAGTTATAATCGCTTGAATAATTCATCATTGCAACAATGCTTCTTATATTGTGGATTATATCCAGAAGATCATCCTATAGCTAGGGACAATGTAATAGAGTATTTGATTGATGAAGGAGTAATAAGAGGAGAAAGCAGGCAAGCAAAATTGGATGAGGGCCATACCATGCTCAACAGACTTGTAAGGGTTTGCTTATTGGAAGAAGATTCATATTTTGTGAAGATGCATGACTTGGTTAGGGATATGGCCATCCAAATAATGGAAATCGATCCACGAGTAGTTGTTAAAGCGGGTAAAGAGTTAGCTGAAATGCCGGATTTGAGGAATTGGTCAAAGAATCTTGTGAGAATTTCTCTAATGTGCAATCGCATACCGGAAATTTCTTTTGGTTATTCACCTGCTTTTCCCAACCTTTCAACACTGTTGTTGTGTGAAAATTTCAGGTTAAGATttattgaatattctttcttcgagCAATTGCATGGGCTCAAGGTGCTTGATCTTTCACAAACAGGTATTGAAGAATTGCCGGGTTCCATCTCATATTTGGTGAATCTAAGTGCATTATTGCTCAGAGAATGTCTGGGGCTACGTTGCTTACCATCATTAGCCCAACTTAGTGCATTGAAGAAGTTGGATCTCTATGACTCCAGAGTTGAAAAATTGCCTGAAGGAATAGAATGGCTGTCCAATCTCAGTTATTTGGATCTGGGTTTTACATATCTGGAGTTAACGCCAGGGATACTACCAAAATTGTCCCATATGCAATTCCTTGCGCTGCCATTAATCACAGTTAAAGAAGAGGAGGTAGCATCTTTGAGGAAGTTGGAAACTTTGAAATGCATTTTCTACGATGTGGGTGAGTTCAACAAATACCGGACTTCAACAAGTGCGCCCAATCTAAGCTCATACCAGATTATTGTTGGACAGGTCAGGGAAAGAGTTTTACGTTTTATCACAACAGATTTGAAAACATATGTGAAAACTGTAACTTTTTGCGAGTGCGGTGTCAGCGATGGAGAAGATGCCCCGCATATCCCAAAAGATGTCCAATATCTGCGCTTTATACGTTGCGACGTCCAAAGAATCATCTCATGCTTGAAGATTGTAACTGAGCTCAAGCGCCTAAAAATTGACGATTGTGACGGGACAGAATGTTGCGACATCCAAAGATTCATCTCCCGCTCCATACCATTGTCAACACCTCAAAATACCTTTTCCCTTCTTCAAGCACTTGAAATACATTTTTGCCGAGGAATAAAAAAGTTGTTCCCTCCAGTCGTGCTGGCAAACCTTCAAAACCTGGAAGCTATTTCTGTTGACTTTTGTGAAAATATGGAGGAGCTGATAGCAATGGATGAAGAACAAGAAACCCATGATAGCAATGGTGGCAATATTGCTCAATTAATTCTCCCAAAATTACAGCATTTTGATTTGAGACACTTACCACAAATGAAGAGCATTTATGGTGGAAAATTGGTTTGCAACTCCCTCAAAGTAATTTTGGTGGTCGAGTGTCCAAAGCTAAAGCAGATGCCGCTCTCTCTGATCACGCTGGTCAATGGCCAACCGattcctctcccttctcttcaaatagTAGAGTTATACCCGGAGGAATTGTGGGAGTCCATTGAGTTTGAACGTCCTGACGCCAAGAACATCCTGCGCAGCATACAGCGTCCAGTGCACTGGAG ATCGCATACTCATCCCACGACTCGAGGATACCGTGTAGTAggttag